Proteins co-encoded in one Papaver somniferum cultivar HN1 chromosome 5, ASM357369v1, whole genome shotgun sequence genomic window:
- the LOC113277724 gene encoding AP-1 complex subunit mu-2-like isoform X2, with translation MAGAASALFLLGIKGRVLVWRDFRGDVSAGQAEKFFTKLIEKEGDPESQDPVVYDNGVTYMFIQHNNVFLMIATRQNCNAASIIIFLHRVVDVFKHYFEELEEESLRDNFVVAYELLDEMMDFGYPQYTEAKILSEFIKTDAYRMEVNQRPPMAVTNAVSWRMEGIRYKKNEVFLDVVESVNILANSNGQIIRSEVVGALKMRTYLSGMPECKLGLNDRVLLEAQGRSTKGKAIDLDDIKFHQCVRLTRFENDRTISFVPPDGSFDLMTYRLSTQVKPLIWVETQIERHSRSRIEIMVKARSQFKERSTATNVEIELPVPSDATNPNIRTSMGSATYAPEHDALLWKIKSFPGGKEYLMRAEFSLPSVIAEDALPDRKAPIRVKFEIPYFTVSGIQVRYLKIIEKSAYQALPWVRYITMAGEYELRLI, from the exons ATGGCAGGGGCAGCTTCCGCGCTTTTTCTTCTAGGCATCAAAGGTCGTGTTCTTGTATGGCGTGATTTTAGAGGTGATGTTTCAGCTGGACAGGCTGAGAAGTTTTTCACAAAGCTCATCGAAAAAGAA GGTGATCCGGAGTCTCAAGATCCAGTTGTATACGATAATGGTGTCACTTACATGTTCATACAACATAATAACGTTTTCCTTATGATCGCAACAAGACAGAACTGCAACGCTGCAAGTATTATTATCTTTTTGCATCGTGTAGTCGAT GTCTTTAAACACTACTTTGAAGAGTTAGAAGAGGAATCCCTTAGGGATAACTTTGTCGTTGCG TATGAGTTACTTGATGAGATGATGGACTTCGGTTACCCTCAGTATACGGAAGCAAAAATTCTTAGCGAGTTTATCAAAACAGATGCTTACAGGATGGAGGTAAATCAAAGGCCTCCCATGGCTGTGACAAATGCAGTTTCTTGGCGCATGGAAGGGATTCGGTATAAAAAGAATGAA GTGTTCCTGGATGTGGTTGAAAGTGTCAATATACTCGCCAACAGCAACGGGCAAATAATTCGTTCAGAAGTTGTAGGCGCATTAAAGATGAGAACTTATTTGAG TGGTATGCCTGAGTGTAAGCTCGGCCTCAATGATAGAGTACTTTTGGAGGCTCAAGGTCGATCAACAAAAGGGAAAGCCATTGATTTGGATGATATCAAATTTCACCA GTGTGTGAGGTTGACTCGTTTTGAAAATGACAGAACCATATCCTTCGTACCTCCCGATGGCTCTTTTGATTTGATGACTTACAGACTCAGCACTCAG GTAAAACCTCTGATATGGGTTGAAACTCAAATAGAAAGACATTCAAGAAGTCGAATAGAGATCATGGTTAAAGCACGGAGCCAGTTCAAGGAGCGTag CACTGCTACGAACGTTGAGATTGAGTTGCCTGTACCATCTGATGCCACCAATCCTAATATCCGGACTTCAATGGGATCCGCTACATATGCACCTGAGCATGATGCATTGTTGTGGAAAATAAAATCCTTCCCGGGTGGAAAG GAATATCTGATGAGGGCAGAATTCAGTCTTCCTAGTGTAATTGCTGAAGATGCACTTCCTGACAGGAAAGCTCCTATACGTGTGAAGTTTGAAATACCATATTTTACTGTCTCCGGAATACAG GTGCGATATTTAAAGATCATTGAGAAAAGTGCGTACCAGGCTCTACCATGGGTGAGATACATAACAATGGCTGGCGAATATGAGCTGAGGCTAATTTGA
- the LOC113277724 gene encoding AP-1 complex subunit mu-2-like isoform X1 has product MCNGAASALFLLGIKGRVLVWRDFRGDVSAGQAEKFFTKLIEKEGDPESQDPVVYDNGVTYMFIQHNNVFLMIATRQNCNAASIIIFLHRVVDVFKHYFEELEEESLRDNFVVAYELLDEMMDFGYPQYTEAKILSEFIKTDAYRMEVNQRPPMAVTNAVSWRMEGIRYKKNEVFLDVVESVNILANSNGQIIRSEVVGALKMRTYLSGMPECKLGLNDRVLLEAQGRSTKGKAIDLDDIKFHQCVRLTRFENDRTISFVPPDGSFDLMTYRLSTQVKPLIWVETQIERHSRSRIEIMVKARSQFKERSTATNVEIELPVPSDATNPNIRTSMGSATYAPEHDALLWKIKSFPGGKEYLMRAEFSLPSVIAEDALPDRKAPIRVKFEIPYFTVSGIQVRYLKIIEKSAYQALPWVRYITMAGEYELRLI; this is encoded by the exons ATGTGTAACG GGGCAGCTTCCGCGCTTTTTCTTCTAGGCATCAAAGGTCGTGTTCTTGTATGGCGTGATTTTAGAGGTGATGTTTCAGCTGGACAGGCTGAGAAGTTTTTCACAAAGCTCATCGAAAAAGAA GGTGATCCGGAGTCTCAAGATCCAGTTGTATACGATAATGGTGTCACTTACATGTTCATACAACATAATAACGTTTTCCTTATGATCGCAACAAGACAGAACTGCAACGCTGCAAGTATTATTATCTTTTTGCATCGTGTAGTCGAT GTCTTTAAACACTACTTTGAAGAGTTAGAAGAGGAATCCCTTAGGGATAACTTTGTCGTTGCG TATGAGTTACTTGATGAGATGATGGACTTCGGTTACCCTCAGTATACGGAAGCAAAAATTCTTAGCGAGTTTATCAAAACAGATGCTTACAGGATGGAGGTAAATCAAAGGCCTCCCATGGCTGTGACAAATGCAGTTTCTTGGCGCATGGAAGGGATTCGGTATAAAAAGAATGAA GTGTTCCTGGATGTGGTTGAAAGTGTCAATATACTCGCCAACAGCAACGGGCAAATAATTCGTTCAGAAGTTGTAGGCGCATTAAAGATGAGAACTTATTTGAG TGGTATGCCTGAGTGTAAGCTCGGCCTCAATGATAGAGTACTTTTGGAGGCTCAAGGTCGATCAACAAAAGGGAAAGCCATTGATTTGGATGATATCAAATTTCACCA GTGTGTGAGGTTGACTCGTTTTGAAAATGACAGAACCATATCCTTCGTACCTCCCGATGGCTCTTTTGATTTGATGACTTACAGACTCAGCACTCAG GTAAAACCTCTGATATGGGTTGAAACTCAAATAGAAAGACATTCAAGAAGTCGAATAGAGATCATGGTTAAAGCACGGAGCCAGTTCAAGGAGCGTag CACTGCTACGAACGTTGAGATTGAGTTGCCTGTACCATCTGATGCCACCAATCCTAATATCCGGACTTCAATGGGATCCGCTACATATGCACCTGAGCATGATGCATTGTTGTGGAAAATAAAATCCTTCCCGGGTGGAAAG GAATATCTGATGAGGGCAGAATTCAGTCTTCCTAGTGTAATTGCTGAAGATGCACTTCCTGACAGGAAAGCTCCTATACGTGTGAAGTTTGAAATACCATATTTTACTGTCTCCGGAATACAG GTGCGATATTTAAAGATCATTGAGAAAAGTGCGTACCAGGCTCTACCATGGGTGAGATACATAACAATGGCTGGCGAATATGAGCTGAGGCTAATTTGA
- the LOC113279489 gene encoding uncharacterized protein LOC113279489, whose amino-acid sequence MKKDDWEKMVVERVNWVVKDIIRMINLGEDLTVPEQRLLQNRVKGIIIPGEGGLYAYEEDRPRRAKRARSPSSSDDSDTPLPLNKFNLSKEKAVEVVEVKKVAVVEVKKVVVLKQVQMVAVLEQVIEVDVVEVKRLQFKVAAVEVKNLELWKKLWNMRKRTIWMRLCARLRRRHQVNDYLLDFYYFTSWIFYYLRLCLFTISVVWLWIWMDEFFITLHV is encoded by the exons ATGAAAAAAGATgattgggagaagatggtg GTCGAACGAGTTAATTGGGTGGTCAAGGACATCATCCGTATGATTAATTTGGGTGAGGACTTAACGGTACCTGAACAAAGATTACTCCAGAATCGAGTTAAAGGCATAATAATCCCTGGGGAAGGAGGTTTATATGCTTATGAAGAGGACCGACCAAGAAGAGCTAAAAGGGCTAGATCTCCTTCTTCTAGCGATGACTCGGACACTCCCCTCCCCCTGAACAAGTTCAATCTAAGCAAGGAAAAGGCGGTCGAGGTGGTCGAGGTGAAAAAGGTGGCCGTGGTCGAGGTGAAAAAGGTGGTCGTGCTGAAACAAGTGCAAATGGTGGCCGTGCTGGAACAAGTGAtcgaggtggacgtggtggaggtaaaaagacTCCAATTCAAGGTGGCAGCGGTCGAAGTAAAAAATCTAGAGTTGTGGAAAAAGTTGTGGAACATGAGAAAGAGGACGATTTGGATGCGTTTATGCGCTCGTCTTCGGAGGAGGCATCAAGTGAATGACTATTTActcgatttttattattttacttcATGGATCTTTTATTATTTAAGACTTTGTTTATTTACTATTTCTGTTGTTTGGTTATGGATTTGGATGGATGAATTTTTCATAACTTTGCATGTATGA